One genomic segment of Anguilla anguilla isolate fAngAng1 chromosome 2, fAngAng1.pri, whole genome shotgun sequence includes these proteins:
- the aanat2 gene encoding arylalkylamine N-acetyltransferase 2, producing the protein MAQQAISSPFLRPFFLKTPVSVASPGRQRRHTLPASEFRNLTPQDAISVFEIEREAFISVSGECPLTLEEVLGFLGQCPELSLGWFEEGQLVAFIIGSGWDKERLAQEAMTRHVADTTAVHIHVLSVHRHCRQQGKGSILLWRYLQYLRCLPRLRRALLVCEEFLVPFYLKAGFKEKGPSAISVGSFAFMEMEYLLGGLAYARRNSGC; encoded by the exons ATGGCGCAGCAGGCTATCAGCTCCCCCTTCCTCCGGCCCTTCTTCCTCAAGACCCCGGTGAGCGTGGCCAGCCCCGGGCGCCAGCGCCGCCACACGCTCCCCGCCAGCGAGTTCCGCAACCTCACGCCGCAGGACGCCATCAGCGTGTTCGAGATCGAGAGGGAAG CTTTTATCTCAGTGTCCGGGGAGTGCCCACTCACCCTGGAGGAGGTTCTGGGCTTCCTGGGCCAGTGTCCGGAGCTGTCCCTGGGCTGGTTTGAGGAGGGACAGCTGGTGGCCTTCATCATCGGCTCCGGCTGGGACAAGGAGCGCTTGGCACAG GAGGCCATGACCAGGCACGTTGCGGACACGACGGCGGTGCACATCCACGTGCTCTCGGTGCACCGGCACTGCCGGCAGCAGGGCAAGGGCTCCATCCTGCTGTGGCGCTACCTGCAGTACCTGCGCTGCCTGCCGCGCCTGCGCCGCGCCCTGCTGGTCTGCGAGGAGTTCCTGGTGCCCTTCTACCTCAAGGCCGGCTTCAAGGAGAAGGGGCCCTCCGCCATCAGCGTGGGCTCCTTCGCCTTCATGGAGATGGAGTACCTGCTCGGGGGCCTGGCCTACGCCCGGCGGAACAGCGGCTGCTAG